The following are encoded in a window of uncultured Ilyobacter sp. genomic DNA:
- a CDS encoding Asp23/Gls24 family envelope stress response protein, which yields MSELGNIKIADDVVKVISAKAAVDVDGVFKLAGGVADEVNKILGKKRPTHGVKVEVGEKECSIEVFIVVEYGFSIPEVAGEVQEAVIKSITELTGLKVVEVNIYVQDVKIKEVEEEVEILD from the coding sequence ATGAGCGAATTAGGAAATATTAAAATTGCTGATGATGTAGTAAAAGTAATATCTGCAAAGGCTGCTGTAGATGTGGATGGAGTTTTTAAGCTTGCAGGAGGAGTAGCCGACGAAGTAAATAAGATATTGGGTAAAAAGAGACCAACTCACGGAGTAAAAGTAGAGGTCGGAGAGAAAGAGTGTAGTATAGAGGTGTTCATAGTAGTAGAATATGGATTCTCTATCCCTGAAGTGGCAGGAGAGGTGCAGGAAGCTGTTATCAAGAGTATAACTGAACTCACTGGACTGAAAGTTGTAGAGGTAAATATCTACGTACAAGATGTAAAGATAAAAGAAGTAGAAGAAGAAGTTGAAATTTTAGATTAG
- the amaP gene encoding alkaline shock response membrane anchor protein AmaP, producing the protein MVRKLIFALGWVGIFIISLGGIYLGVIPEYFYNVDFYSYAFRGSLIGLSAIYLLLAIEKFLSNFEKPKDYEIQTENGKLTVSSSSVNNLVKEIVGSSSDIKNIRPSNKIKRKKLFITVKVDAYTDSEISKNILDLQRQIKDYVFEYLGVEVENVEVKVSKLVKRKAASGFRSERGDE; encoded by the coding sequence ATGGTTAGAAAATTAATATTTGCCCTTGGCTGGGTAGGTATATTTATAATTTCTCTTGGAGGGATCTATTTAGGAGTTATACCAGAATATTTTTACAATGTAGATTTTTATAGCTATGCCTTCAGAGGATCCCTCATAGGTTTATCTGCTATCTATCTTCTTTTAGCTATTGAAAAGTTTCTTTCTAATTTTGAGAAACCTAAGGACTATGAGATACAGACTGAGAACGGAAAATTAACTGTCTCTTCTTCTTCGGTAAACAACCTAGTGAAAGAGATAGTCGGATCTAGCTCAGATATAAAAAATATCAGACCTTCTAATAAGATAAAAAGAAAAAAACTATTTATAACCGTAAAGGTTGACGCCTATACTGATAGTGAAATATCTAAAAATATATTGGATCTTCAGAGGCAGATAAAAGACTATGTTTTTGAGTATCTTGGAGTAGAGGTGGAAAACGTAGAGGTCAAGGTTTCTAAGCTTGTTAAGAGGAAGGCTGCTTCTGGTTTCAGATCTGAGAGAGGTGATGAATAG
- a CDS encoding DUF2273 domain-containing protein, with the protein MLVEFIEELLLNRKKYLGALGGFLFGLILIQYGFVKMLIVLAVTCLGYNLGDIEKIKKIKKVLITRLKED; encoded by the coding sequence GTGCTTGTAGAATTTATAGAAGAACTTTTATTAAACAGAAAAAAATATTTGGGAGCTCTAGGGGGTTTTCTTTTTGGTCTTATTCTGATACAATATGGATTTGTGAAGATGCTTATTGTATTGGCAGTAACGTGTCTAGGGTATAATCTTGGAGATATAGAAAAAATAAAGAAAATAAAGAAAGTACTGATTACAAGATTAAAAGAAGACTAG
- the nusB gene encoding transcription antitermination factor NusB produces the protein MSRKTAREEFFKLLFEAELNEVDATEILKDFISRDDFKLNKAGQEFLEKYANGLTENKSEIQKTIEENMTGWTLDRIGNVERTLLKFATYELLKEDVGYEIVINEIVELAKKYGEEKSHEFINGVLAKIVNK, from the coding sequence ATGAGTAGAAAAACAGCAAGAGAAGAATTTTTTAAACTTCTGTTTGAAGCTGAATTGAATGAGGTTGATGCAACTGAAATCCTCAAGGATTTTATTTCAAGAGATGATTTTAAGCTGAACAAAGCAGGACAAGAATTTTTGGAAAAATATGCTAATGGACTGACAGAAAATAAATCTGAAATCCAAAAGACCATTGAGGAAAACATGACTGGATGGACTTTAGACAGGATAGGAAACGTGGAAAGGACTCTTTTAAAGTTTGCAACATATGAGCTGTTAAAAGAGGATGTAGGTTATGAGATAGTTATAAATGAAATAGTGGAACTTGCCAAGAAGTACGGTGAAGAAAAGTCCCACGAGTTTATCAATGGAGTTTTGGCTAAGATAGTAAACAAATAA
- the bioF gene encoding 8-amino-7-oxononanoate synthase, which translates to MMKEIKEKLISLKGEGLFREIKNIEKLEGKYIWMEGEKYLDFSSSNYIGFRDDDRIIEAAKDALEKYGMGSGASRVVVGTATLYKELEELIASEKRKEAALLFNSGYDANLGIISTILGKNDVVFCDKLNHASIYDGIVLSGAKMIRFRHNDMKDLESKLKMFRKGYQRALIVVDSVFSMDGDKADLREIVRLKKKYDVTLMIDEAHGGGVLGENGLGLAEEMDVLEEVDINMGTFSKAYGSQGAYVAASKEVIDYLINHCRSLIYTTSIPPVVIGASLEAMKLTKGEKVRREHLKYIGDYLRSRLKEAEIDTLESTTQIVPVVVGDNDETLGLSIFLRDHGIMAPAIRKPTVTTPRIRISLSSNHSKEDIDFLVETVLEYTHRKRSKKDKVIKWVKNVINKTHKHGKKNQKI; encoded by the coding sequence ATGATGAAAGAGATAAAAGAGAAGTTGATTTCCCTGAAAGGGGAGGGGCTTTTCAGAGAGATTAAAAATATAGAAAAACTAGAGGGAAAATATATATGGATGGAAGGGGAAAAATACCTAGATTTTTCTTCTAGTAACTATATAGGGTTTAGAGACGATGATCGGATAATAGAGGCTGCAAAGGATGCTCTTGAAAAATATGGAATGGGAAGTGGAGCTAGCCGTGTAGTTGTAGGAACTGCAACCCTCTATAAAGAGTTAGAGGAACTCATTGCATCTGAAAAGAGAAAGGAAGCTGCTCTTCTTTTTAATAGCGGGTATGATGCTAATCTCGGAATAATATCAACTATATTAGGAAAGAATGACGTGGTCTTTTGTGATAAACTTAATCATGCAAGTATATATGATGGGATAGTTCTGAGTGGGGCCAAGATGATAAGGTTTAGGCACAACGATATGAAGGACTTAGAGAGTAAACTTAAAATGTTTAGAAAGGGTTATCAAAGGGCCCTTATTGTTGTGGATTCTGTATTCAGCATGGATGGAGATAAAGCTGATTTAAGAGAGATAGTAAGACTCAAAAAAAAATATGATGTTACTCTTATGATAGATGAAGCCCATGGAGGGGGGGTGCTAGGAGAAAATGGACTTGGTCTGGCTGAGGAGATGGATGTTCTAGAAGAGGTGGATATAAACATGGGCACTTTTTCAAAGGCCTACGGATCCCAAGGTGCCTATGTGGCAGCTTCAAAGGAAGTTATAGATTATCTCATTAACCATTGTAGGAGTCTTATATATACAACCTCTATACCTCCAGTGGTAATAGGTGCAAGTTTAGAGGCTATGAAGCTGACAAAAGGTGAAAAAGTGAGAAGAGAGCACCTGAAATATATAGGTGATTATCTACGTTCTAGGCTTAAAGAAGCGGAGATAGATACACTAGAAAGTACTACGCAGATAGTACCTGTAGTTGTAGGCGACAATGATGAAACCCTAGGGCTTAGCATCTTTTTGAGAGATCATGGAATAATGGCTCCGGCAATAAGAAAACCAACTGTTACAACACCAAGGATAAGGATATCCCTAAGCTCTAACCACAGTAAAGAAGATATAGATTTTCTTGTGGAAACGGTGCTAGAGTATACTCATAGAAAACGCAGTAAGAAGGATAAGGTAATAAAATGGGTTAAAAATGTCATTAATAAAACTCATAAGCACGGGAAAAAAAATCAAAAGATATAA
- a CDS encoding Crp/Fnr family transcriptional regulator — MINNLNKLENYIQKFNLEEVFPPEIRRFLKIKKYAKGEIIFNAYKPVLYIYFLVEGLVEINSIMLSGNKLFINNLFPLELIGDLEYMNNQDAMFDVVAADASTAILLPFDIAKKYLEDNPKFWRLLAIECNKKLLRTNKAIILKGSYSLKTVLANYLIKNNYEITFSSLVDLAAHLNVSYRNLSRVIKTLSEEGVIKKDRKKIITLKRKELKNYSVNI; from the coding sequence ATGATAAATAATTTAAACAAACTCGAAAACTATATCCAAAAATTTAACCTTGAGGAAGTTTTTCCTCCTGAGATCAGACGTTTCCTAAAAATAAAAAAATATGCCAAGGGAGAGATAATATTCAATGCTTATAAACCGGTCCTCTATATCTATTTTTTAGTGGAAGGATTAGTGGAGATAAACAGCATAATGCTATCTGGAAACAAGTTGTTTATAAATAATCTTTTTCCCCTTGAACTTATAGGAGACCTTGAATATATGAACAATCAAGATGCCATGTTCGACGTTGTGGCGGCTGATGCCTCTACCGCTATTTTGCTTCCCTTTGATATTGCCAAAAAATATCTAGAAGACAACCCAAAATTTTGGAGACTATTAGCCATAGAATGCAATAAAAAACTCCTAAGAACAAACAAAGCCATAATACTGAAAGGGAGTTATTCTCTAAAAACCGTCCTTGCAAACTACCTCATAAAAAATAATTATGAAATAACTTTTTCTTCCCTTGTTGATCTGGCTGCCCACCTCAATGTCAGCTACCGGAACCTTTCAAGAGTCATAAAAACCCTCTCTGAAGAGGGAGTAATAAAAAAAGACAGGAAAAAAATAATAACTCTGAAAAGAAAAGAGTTAAAAAACTATTCAGTTAATATCTGA
- a CDS encoding thymidine phosphorylase, whose protein sequence is MRAVDIIQKKRDKESLTKKEIDFLLGEYLDGNIPDYQMSSFLMAVYFNGMTTEELKFFTEKMIYSGDIIDFPGTHKFLVDKHSTGGVGDKTTIALAPIFGALGMGTAKLSGKGLGHTGGTIDKFESIEGFKFSQTKEELVKLVNETGTGIMGYSDRIVPLDKKLYSLRDVTATVPSIPLIASSIMGKKLAVHADAIILDVKVGSGAFMKDLDEARELAKTMYELGKAFDRNIVCLLTNMDQPLGDAVGNSLEVIEAIETLKGNGPEDFSTLVYTLAAQALVMKGDVADLESGKKMVMEVIENGKALEMLRKFIKGSGGNPNICDDYSLLPKAKEKDVFSATKDGYIEHLNAELIGRAAMMLGAGRATKDDVIDHSVGIVMCAKVGDKLEKGDAILEIFHNGNLREEILETLAEAVVISEKRTNKQEIILEIIGGETDGN, encoded by the coding sequence ATGAGGGCAGTTGATATAATACAGAAAAAGAGGGATAAGGAGAGTCTCACAAAAAAAGAGATAGATTTTTTATTGGGAGAGTACCTAGATGGAAATATTCCTGACTATCAAATGTCGTCTTTTTTGATGGCAGTTTACTTTAATGGAATGACAACTGAAGAGCTCAAATTTTTTACTGAAAAAATGATCTATTCAGGAGATATAATAGACTTTCCAGGCACCCATAAATTTCTGGTGGACAAACACTCTACAGGCGGAGTAGGAGACAAGACAACCATAGCCCTTGCACCTATATTTGGAGCTCTCGGAATGGGAACTGCCAAACTTTCTGGGAAAGGGCTAGGGCATACAGGAGGAACCATAGATAAATTTGAGTCTATAGAGGGATTTAAATTTTCCCAGACCAAAGAGGAACTTGTGAAACTTGTAAATGAAACAGGTACTGGAATAATGGGTTATTCAGACAGAATAGTCCCCCTTGACAAAAAACTGTACTCCCTGAGAGATGTTACTGCCACTGTACCGAGCATACCCCTTATTGCCAGCTCAATCATGGGTAAAAAACTCGCTGTGCATGCAGATGCAATAATACTAGATGTAAAAGTGGGTTCAGGTGCCTTTATGAAAGATCTAGATGAAGCAAGAGAGCTGGCTAAAACCATGTATGAATTGGGGAAGGCTTTTGACAGAAATATCGTATGTCTTCTGACAAATATGGATCAGCCATTAGGAGACGCAGTGGGGAACTCATTAGAAGTAATAGAGGCGATAGAGACTCTTAAGGGAAATGGACCGGAGGATTTCAGCACCCTTGTGTATACCCTTGCAGCACAGGCCTTGGTGATGAAGGGGGATGTAGCCGACCTTGAAAGTGGTAAGAAAATGGTGATGGAAGTCATTGAAAACGGTAAGGCCCTGGAGATGCTTAGAAAATTTATAAAGGGAAGCGGTGGTAATCCTAATATATGTGATGACTATTCACTTCTCCCAAAGGCAAAGGAAAAAGATGTGTTTTCTGCAACAAAGGATGGATATATAGAGCATCTCAATGCAGAACTCATAGGAAGAGCGGCAATGATGCTAGGGGCAGGAAGAGCAACCAAAGACGATGTAATAGATCATTCTGTAGGAATAGTAATGTGTGCTAAGGTGGGAGACAAACTAGAAAAAGGTGATGCCATTTTAGAGATATTCCACAATGGGAATTTGAGAGAGGAAATTTTGGAAACTCTCGCAGAAGCAGTTGTAATATCTGAAAAGAGGACAAATAAACAGGAGATAATTTTAGAAATTATAGGGGGAGAAACAGATGGAAATTAA
- the deoC gene encoding deoxyribose-phosphate aldolase — MEINKYIDHTVLKATTIKEDIVKLCQEAKEYGFFSVCVNGCYVPLASEELRGTDVKIAAVVGFPLGAMSSEAKVFEAKKCIEDGASEIDMVINVGLLKSGEVKLVEDEIRAVKEAIGDNVLKVIIETCYLTEKEKRTACQLSLNAKADFVKTSTGFGTGGATFEDVALMKEVVGDRAQIKASGGVRDLETAMKYIEMGVTRLGTSSGVMLVTSGKAKEGEY, encoded by the coding sequence ATGGAAATTAACAAGTATATTGATCATACGGTATTAAAGGCTACAACAATTAAAGAGGATATAGTAAAACTTTGTCAAGAGGCAAAGGAATACGGATTCTTCTCTGTGTGTGTAAATGGATGCTACGTACCTCTTGCGTCAGAAGAGTTGAGGGGAACAGATGTAAAAATTGCAGCTGTGGTCGGATTTCCTCTAGGGGCTATGAGTTCTGAAGCAAAGGTATTTGAGGCGAAAAAGTGTATAGAGGACGGGGCTTCTGAAATAGATATGGTTATAAACGTTGGACTTCTGAAATCAGGAGAGGTCAAACTGGTAGAAGATGAAATAAGAGCTGTAAAAGAGGCTATAGGGGATAATGTCTTGAAGGTAATAATAGAGACATGTTACCTCACAGAAAAGGAAAAAAGAACTGCATGCCAACTTTCCTTGAATGCAAAAGCAGATTTTGTGAAAACTTCAACTGGATTTGGTACAGGGGGGGCAACATTTGAAGATGTGGCACTTATGAAGGAAGTAGTAGGAGACAGAGCACAGATAAAAGCCTCTGGAGGTGTAAGAGACTTAGAAACGGCCATGAAATACATAGAGATGGGAGTTACAAGACTAGGGACATCTTCTGGAGTTATGCTTGTTACAAGTGGTAAGGCTAAAGAGGGAGAATATTAA
- a CDS encoding phosphopentomutase: MKKIERATIIVLDSAGVGYLPDASEFGDLGADTFGNISRECGGLRIPNMEKMGIGNLTEINGAKKIKDTTGAYGKAAEKAKGKDTTTGHWEIAGVIGDKPFPTYPDGFPKEVLDELEIKTGRKIICNKPYSGTAVIDEYGEEQLKTGAWIVYTSADPVLQIAANEEIIPLDELYKACEIALELFMKKAPVARVIARPYIGRSKGEFERTPNRHDYSVKPPRETLLDKLKSAGKDVIAIGKISDIFAGEGITDTRGTNHNDKDGILKTIAALKEDSKGLIFTNLVDFDMKFGHRRDPQGYKEAIEQFDSYLPEIMENMKEDEILIVTADHGCDPTYHGTDHTREYIPVLVYGKEVKGGVDLGIRDTFGDIAATLEELLLGESIEGSFAKDLY; this comes from the coding sequence ATGAAAAAAATAGAGAGAGCCACAATTATAGTACTAGACAGTGCAGGTGTGGGGTATCTTCCTGATGCTTCAGAATTTGGAGATTTGGGAGCAGATACCTTTGGAAATATATCTAGAGAGTGTGGAGGACTCCGTATACCAAATATGGAAAAAATGGGTATAGGAAACCTGACTGAGATAAATGGTGCTAAGAAGATAAAGGATACTACAGGGGCCTATGGAAAGGCTGCCGAAAAAGCAAAAGGAAAAGATACAACCACCGGACACTGGGAAATAGCAGGAGTGATAGGTGATAAACCATTTCCAACGTATCCAGACGGATTCCCAAAAGAGGTTTTAGATGAACTAGAGATAAAAACAGGTAGAAAAATAATCTGCAACAAACCTTACTCTGGTACTGCTGTGATAGATGAATACGGTGAGGAGCAGCTAAAAACAGGCGCATGGATAGTCTATACTTCTGCTGATCCGGTTCTGCAGATAGCAGCAAACGAGGAGATCATACCACTAGATGAACTGTATAAAGCCTGTGAAATAGCACTTGAACTATTCATGAAAAAAGCCCCTGTTGCGAGAGTAATAGCCAGGCCATATATAGGCAGAAGCAAGGGAGAATTTGAAAGGACCCCTAACAGGCATGATTATTCTGTGAAACCTCCGAGGGAAACATTGTTGGACAAGCTGAAATCTGCTGGAAAAGATGTAATAGCAATAGGAAAGATAAGTGACATATTCGCAGGAGAGGGCATAACAGATACCAGGGGAACAAATCACAACGATAAGGACGGAATACTTAAAACAATTGCTGCCTTGAAGGAAGACAGCAAAGGTCTTATATTTACAAATTTAGTGGATTTTGATATGAAATTTGGACACAGAAGGGATCCGCAGGGATATAAAGAGGCGATAGAACAGTTTGACAGTTATCTTCCTGAGATAATGGAAAACATGAAAGAAGACGAAATACTTATAGTAACTGCAGATCATGGATGTGATCCCACTTATCACGGAACAGACCATACCAGGGAGTATATTCCAGTGCTGGTTTATGGTAAAGAGGTAAAGGGAGGAGTAGATCTCGGAATAAGGGATACCTTCGGAGATATAGCTGCAACTTTAGAAGAGCTTCTTCTTGGAGAGAGTATAGAGGGGAGTTTTGCAAAAGATCTTTACTGA
- the deoD gene encoding purine-nucleoside phosphorylase: protein MSIHIAAKKGEIAETVLLPGDPLRAKWIAETFLDDPVCYNTVRGMYGYTGTYKGKKVSVQGTGMGVPSISIYVNELIREYGVKNLIRVGSAGSYQEDVKVRDIVIAMSSSTNSGINKLRFNGADFAPTASFELFMKAVDTAKEKGIKIKAGNVMTSDEFYQDNFEDYKKWASFGVLCVEMETSGLYTVAAKYGVNALTILTISDSLVTGEETTSEERQSTFKEMMEIALGTLEK, encoded by the coding sequence ATGAGTATACATATAGCCGCCAAAAAAGGGGAGATAGCAGAGACTGTCCTTCTGCCTGGAGACCCACTTAGAGCAAAATGGATTGCAGAAACTTTTTTAGACGATCCAGTATGTTATAATACTGTGAGGGGAATGTATGGGTATACAGGAACTTACAAAGGAAAAAAAGTTTCAGTTCAGGGAACCGGTATGGGGGTTCCTTCTATTTCTATATACGTAAATGAACTTATCAGAGAGTATGGAGTAAAAAATCTAATAAGAGTTGGGTCGGCAGGCTCTTATCAAGAGGATGTAAAGGTGAGGGATATAGTTATAGCAATGTCGTCATCTACTAATTCTGGGATAAATAAGCTTAGATTTAACGGCGCTGATTTTGCTCCCACAGCATCTTTTGAGCTCTTTATGAAGGCTGTCGATACTGCGAAAGAAAAAGGAATAAAAATAAAGGCCGGAAATGTAATGACCTCAGATGAATTCTATCAGGATAATTTTGAAGATTATAAAAAATGGGCTTCCTTTGGGGTCCTCTGTGTTGAGATGGAAACGTCGGGTCTTTACACCGTTGCAGCAAAATACGGTGTAAATGCTCTTACTATTCTTACGATATCTGATTCTCTTGTGACAGGAGAAGAAACCACATCAGAAGAGAGGCAGAGTACATTTAAAGAGATGATGGAGATAGCTCTTGGAACACTTGAAAAATAA
- the cdd gene encoding cytidine deaminase, translating into MLMNEKEILELIDEAIEARENAYVKYSGFKVGAVVIDEKGNHYRGANVENASYGLTNCGERTAIFSAVTSGMKKIAVICIVADTTGPVSPCGACRQVIKEFAYEDTAIILANLKKEYKILSIEDLLPYGFQL; encoded by the coding sequence ATGCTTATGAATGAGAAAGAGATATTAGAACTGATAGACGAGGCTATAGAGGCCAGGGAAAATGCATATGTAAAATATTCCGGATTCAAGGTTGGGGCAGTTGTCATTGATGAAAAAGGTAATCATTATAGAGGAGCAAATGTAGAAAATGCTTCCTACGGACTAACTAACTGCGGAGAGAGAACGGCGATATTTTCTGCTGTAACAAGCGGGATGAAGAAGATTGCAGTAATATGCATAGTGGCAGATACCACAGGTCCTGTGAGTCCTTGCGGGGCCTGCAGACAGGTGATAAAAGAGTTTGCATATGAGGACACGGCAATCATACTGGCAAATCTGAAAAAAGAGTATAAAATTCTTTCTATAGAAGATCTTCTTCCCTATGGATTTCAATTATAA
- a CDS encoding TSUP family transporter, producing MEIVILGIGMFAAGFIDSIAGGGGLISVPALLMTGMPPHMALGTNKMAASLGSFTSSYEFFKSNKLNKRLLKMLIPFAFVGAVFGVVTVQYISPKILEILIPFMIFSVAIYTVISKKVGMANDFRGIDGKNRVLGKLLTSALGFYDGFFGPGTGTFFMFGLVKIFKFDFTVATANTKVLNFTTGFAALLTFIFNGQVNLRYGLISAVFIITGSKMGSKMAIKNGAKFIKPIFVTMSLVMAFKMAINL from the coding sequence ATGGAAATAGTTATTCTAGGGATAGGAATGTTTGCAGCCGGATTTATAGACTCTATAGCTGGTGGCGGTGGTCTCATAAGCGTACCTGCGCTTCTGATGACCGGGATGCCTCCACATATGGCGTTGGGTACTAATAAAATGGCTGCTTCTTTGGGCAGCTTCACAAGTAGTTATGAGTTTTTCAAGAGTAATAAGCTGAATAAACGACTTCTTAAAATGCTTATTCCTTTTGCATTTGTAGGTGCTGTTTTTGGAGTGGTGACTGTACAGTATATCTCTCCTAAAATTCTAGAAATTCTGATTCCCTTTATGATTTTTTCTGTTGCTATATATACTGTAATATCAAAAAAAGTAGGTATGGCAAACGACTTTAGAGGAATAGATGGTAAAAATAGAGTACTCGGAAAGCTTCTTACATCAGCGTTAGGTTTCTATGATGGATTTTTTGGACCTGGAACAGGCACATTTTTTATGTTTGGACTTGTGAAAATATTTAAATTTGATTTTACTGTTGCCACTGCAAACACAAAAGTTTTAAACTTTACTACAGGATTTGCAGCACTTTTGACATTTATATTTAACGGTCAGGTAAATTTGAGATACGGTCTTATATCAGCTGTGTTTATAATCACAGGCTCTAAAATGGGTTCTAAAATGGCAATAAAAAATGGAGCCAAATTTATAAAGCCTATTTTTGTAACAATGTCTCTTGTAATGGCCTTTAAAATGGCAATTAATTTGTAA
- a CDS encoding N-glycosylase/DNA lyase, translating to MEKDYFDKIYGVYTEIRQDIEKRLEEFKEVWFSGNNEDVHIELSFCVLTPQSKARNAWKAITALRDTRLLFTGEEEDIVEYLNVVRFKNNKAKNLILLREQMKNDDGEIITKDFISKIGDVFEMREWLVKHVRGIAYKEASHFLRNVGFGDDIAILDRHILRNLVRLGVIEEIPKTITGKKYKEIEEKMRKYCSKIDIPMDNFDLLLWYLEAGEIFK from the coding sequence ATGGAAAAAGATTATTTTGATAAAATATACGGAGTTTATACAGAGATAAGACAAGATATTGAAAAAAGACTTGAAGAATTTAAAGAGGTTTGGTTTTCTGGGAACAATGAGGATGTTCATATAGAACTTTCATTTTGTGTACTGACACCACAATCTAAGGCTAGGAATGCGTGGAAGGCAATAACGGCACTAAGAGATACTCGTCTTTTGTTTACAGGGGAAGAAGAAGATATTGTAGAATATCTAAATGTTGTGAGGTTCAAAAACAACAAGGCTAAAAATTTGATTCTTTTGAGAGAGCAGATGAAAAATGATGATGGTGAAATTATAACAAAGGATTTTATCTCAAAAATTGGCGATGTTTTTGAAATGAGAGAATGGCTTGTAAAACATGTAAGAGGAATAGCTTACAAAGAGGCGAGCCATTTTTTGAGAAATGTTGGGTTCGGGGACGATATAGCTATATTAGACAGACATATTCTTAGAAATTTAGTAAGGTTGGGAGTAATAGAAGAGATCCCTAAAACAATAACCGGTAAAAAATATAAAGAGATAGAGGAGAAGATGCGAAAATACTGTAGTAAAATAGATATTCCTATGGATAACTTTGACCTCTTGCTATGGTATCTTGAGGCTGGAGAAATATTTAAATAA
- a CDS encoding voltage-gated chloride channel family protein, translating to MILNIKKKDFLLFPYLIKWIFLTSIIGIFSGTASAFFLISLDLATKFRTSNPSTILFLPLGGLVVGLIYHRFGKEVEGGSNLILTQIHSPDKLLKLRMAPFVLLGTIVTHLLGGSAGREGSAIQMGASLSDQLTHIFTMSKRDRKIVLIAGMAAGFGSVFGTPLAGALFGLEVFVIGKMSYEAILPSFLASIIADEVTQNWWGVHHSLYRVPMIPEATIKSIIWASLAGIFFGLAGRIFSLLTSWWKKFLKDKIKFPPFRAVIGGLIIVALTYLFGTYRYNGLGLDTISEAFIVRLPFYVFAFKILFTAITLGSGFKGGEVTCLFFIGSALGNSLSALVPLPMALMSGIGFVAVFAAASNTPIACTIMAIELFGGDTGIFAGIACIVAYLFSGHASIYSSQIIGVSKHEYFQTHQGKSINDISKNKKSSIHKYK from the coding sequence ATGATTTTGAATATTAAAAAAAAAGATTTTTTACTTTTTCCTTATCTTATAAAGTGGATTTTCCTCACATCTATAATTGGGATTTTTTCTGGAACTGCTTCTGCTTTTTTCCTAATCTCCCTTGATCTGGCTACGAAATTCAGAACCTCAAATCCATCTACTATACTTTTTCTTCCCCTGGGTGGTCTTGTCGTGGGTCTCATCTACCACAGGTTTGGAAAGGAGGTAGAGGGAGGCAGCAATCTCATCCTCACACAGATACACAGTCCCGACAAACTTCTAAAATTGCGTATGGCTCCCTTTGTCCTGTTAGGCACCATAGTGACCCATCTCTTGGGAGGTTCTGCAGGAAGAGAGGGCAGCGCCATACAGATGGGGGCCTCTCTCTCTGATCAGTTGACGCACATATTCACCATGAGCAAAAGGGACAGAAAAATAGTCCTCATTGCAGGAATGGCCGCAGGTTTTGGTTCAGTCTTTGGCACCCCTCTGGCAGGAGCACTTTTCGGACTGGAAGTTTTTGTCATTGGTAAGATGAGCTATGAAGCCATCCTTCCATCTTTTTTGGCATCAATTATAGCAGATGAGGTTACCCAGAACTGGTGGGGTGTGCACCACTCTCTCTACAGGGTTCCCATGATACCTGAGGCCACCATAAAAAGCATTATCTGGGCCAGCCTTGCGGGTATTTTCTTTGGTCTGGCAGGAAGAATTTTCTCTCTTTTAACAAGCTGGTGGAAGAAGTTTCTAAAGGATAAAATAAAATTCCCTCCTTTCCGGGCAGTTATAGGTGGATTAATAATAGTGGCTTTGACCTATCTTTTCGGGACATATAGGTACAACGGACTGGGTCTTGATACAATCTCTGAAGCATTCATTGTCAGACTTCCATTTTATGTCTTTGCCTTTAAAATATTATTCACCGCAATAACCTTGGGGTCAGGATTTAAAGGAGGAGAGGTGACCTGTCTATTTTTCATAGGCTCTGCCTTGGGAAACTCACTTTCTGCACTGGTCCCTCTCCCTATGGCTCTCATGTCTGGGATAGGATTTGTAGCTGTGTTTGCCGCAGCGTCAAACACTCCTATAGCCTGTACTATTATGGCCATAGAGTTATTCGGAGGAGATACTGGTATATTTGCAGGAATAGCCTGTATAGTGGCCTATCTTTTTTCAGGACATGCCAGTATCTACTCATCCCAGATTATAGGGGTGAGCAAACATGAGTATTTCCAAACTCACCAGGGAAAATCTATAAATGATATATCAAAAAATAAAAAAAGTTCGATTCATAAATATAAATAA